One region of Fimbriiglobus ruber genomic DNA includes:
- a CDS encoding tetratricopeptide repeat-containing sulfotransferase family protein: MLAVMQSAISHHQAGRLDAAESLYQQVLRAEPNHADAIHLFGVLLHQRGRHAEALDLIRRAADLNPGQAAYHVNLADVRRALGDFAGAEADCREALRFQPANADAAYNLGLVLEAVGRSDEALAQYESAMAARFGWTAPYLNAGNFLRSTGRLYEAAAYYREAVRVCGDAPMVRYQLGQLLLELGLHDEALIHATEAARLRPDRPEALSGLGDAFTAVGRHDEALAVYRQAVRLAPGLASTHSQMGRLLTGIGQRAEALVCFAEASRCDPVAAEPHVFAAATLYELGHVAEAADRYREAIRLGPDDARTHNSLGYVLQDAGDLIAAAAAYREAIRLDPAGSADARLNLGLLLTESGDPTGAIESFRASLQLDPYHPEALSALGMTLRDKIDPAEVAAAEVALARGRLTPERQATLEYGLAQVMDARGDYARAAALVADANGIFTGLARRTGQEYTPAEHHDYVDQIIRSYPAEHFARVRGWGLDTDVPVFVLGLPRSGTSLVEQILASHPRVFGAGELNDVRDLYRSLPNLTRKSAPGVECVADLTRDGVESLARRYIDRVRGLAPEAARVVDKMPDNYLMIGLIATLFPTARIIHTRRDVRDTGLSCWLTNFKHIRWAADQVAIGERVREYVRLMDHWRTVLPGRMLEVDYEQIVADLEANARRLLAWCGLEWEPACLAFHQTRRVVRTSSMVQVREPLYSRSVRRWERYREFIGPLLATIGEVIDRENDQ, translated from the coding sequence CTCGCCGACGTACGCCGGGCCCTGGGAGACTTCGCCGGGGCCGAGGCGGATTGCCGAGAGGCCCTACGGTTTCAGCCTGCCAATGCCGACGCGGCATACAACCTCGGCCTGGTGTTGGAAGCCGTCGGCCGATCCGACGAAGCGTTGGCGCAATACGAATCGGCGATGGCAGCGCGGTTCGGGTGGACCGCCCCCTACCTGAATGCGGGAAACTTTCTACGCTCCACCGGCCGCCTTTACGAAGCGGCCGCCTACTATCGGGAAGCCGTCAGGGTTTGCGGGGACGCGCCAATGGTGCGCTACCAGCTCGGACAACTCCTTCTAGAACTCGGGCTCCACGACGAGGCCCTTATTCACGCGACCGAGGCGGCCCGCCTGCGGCCGGACCGACCGGAAGCCCTGAGCGGGCTCGGCGACGCCTTCACCGCCGTCGGCCGCCACGACGAGGCCCTGGCGGTGTACCGGCAGGCCGTTCGCCTCGCCCCCGGGCTGGCGTCGACGCATTCGCAGATGGGCAGGCTCCTCACGGGCATCGGCCAACGCGCGGAGGCACTGGTGTGCTTCGCCGAAGCGTCTCGGTGCGACCCCGTCGCGGCCGAGCCCCACGTGTTTGCCGCCGCCACTCTTTACGAACTAGGCCATGTGGCCGAAGCGGCCGACCGCTACCGCGAGGCAATCCGGCTGGGGCCGGACGACGCCCGTACGCACAACAGCCTCGGCTACGTCCTCCAAGACGCTGGCGATCTCATCGCGGCCGCGGCCGCCTACCGCGAGGCGATCCGCCTCGACCCGGCCGGGTCTGCCGACGCACGACTTAATCTGGGTTTACTCCTAACGGAGTCGGGCGACCCGACCGGGGCCATCGAGTCTTTCCGGGCGTCCCTGCAACTCGATCCGTACCACCCCGAGGCGTTGTCGGCGCTGGGGATGACGTTGCGGGACAAGATCGACCCCGCCGAGGTCGCGGCGGCCGAGGTGGCACTGGCCCGCGGGCGATTGACTCCCGAACGGCAGGCGACCCTGGAATACGGCCTGGCTCAGGTTATGGACGCCCGTGGCGACTACGCCCGGGCTGCCGCCCTGGTTGCCGACGCCAACGGCATCTTCACGGGTCTCGCGCGGCGGACCGGGCAGGAGTACACCCCGGCCGAACACCACGATTACGTCGACCAAATCATCCGTTCCTACCCCGCCGAACATTTCGCCCGCGTCCGCGGTTGGGGGCTCGACACCGACGTCCCGGTCTTCGTGCTCGGCCTGCCGCGCTCGGGGACGTCGCTGGTCGAGCAAATCCTCGCCAGCCACCCCCGGGTCTTCGGGGCCGGCGAGTTGAACGACGTGCGCGACTTGTACCGCTCGCTTCCCAATCTGACGAGAAAGTCGGCCCCCGGCGTCGAGTGCGTGGCCGACCTGACCCGAGATGGTGTTGAGTCGCTGGCCCGCCGCTACATCGACAGGGTCCGCGGATTAGCGCCGGAGGCGGCCCGCGTCGTCGACAAGATGCCCGACAACTACCTGATGATCGGCCTAATCGCTACCCTCTTTCCGACCGCCCGCATTATCCACACCCGGCGGGACGTTCGCGATACCGGGCTGTCGTGCTGGCTAACGAACTTCAAGCACATTCGCTGGGCAGCCGACCAAGTGGCGATCGGCGAGCGGGTCCGGGAGTACGTCCGGCTGATGGATCACTGGCGGACTGTGCTGCCGGGGCGGATGCTCGAAGTGGACTATGAGCAGATTGTGGCCGATCTGGAGGCAAATGCCCGCCGACTGCTCGCGTGGTGCGGGCTAGAGTGGGAACCGGCTTGCCTGGCATTCCACCAGACCAGACGCGTCGTCCGCACATCGAGCATGGTACAAGTGCGTGAGCCACTTTACAGCCGGTCGGTACGTCGTTGGGAGCGCTACCGGGAATTCATTGGCCCTTTGTTGGCGACAATCGGAGAAGTTATTGATCGCGAAAACGACCAATGA
- a CDS encoding Ig-like domain repeat protein, translated as MQHLLRMFWSRPRASRKIVTTNGAEGTIIRWRKPLLELLDDRILLNAYLVNAPGDAGIGTGLNGDIRYAIAQANANSGSTITFDPADAGSIITLSHGQLAITADVTISGPGAAAETITGSSGVTSSRVLSISSGTVSISGLTISGGNASSTPSATPGTAGGDISNQSTLTLTGDVVTGGTAVGSPGISGGGTGGSAYGGGIYNSVGGTLTIDSTTLSGNTATGGAGGNGTVGGTGGNGGSAQGGGVFNVAGATLTSQNNSTFSGNVASGGAGGFGGDGSATSLGGGNGGNGSAATGGAVTSLGSLVITATTFTSNHASGGLGGAGGNGMTGATGAGGGTGGTGGSGGAASGGGVTNTTGTLTIAGTTFSGNGAAAGDGGDGGNGGDGGAATIGNGGNGGNGGNGGSPGTSTGGALFNSSTAGDVTITGGSFVNNLAQSGTGGDGGAGGSGGTTTDVAGIQGTGGSGATAGQARGSHSAFGGGVAVSAGLLTLNGTTFTGNTVVGGSGGAGGSGGTGGSGGTGGGNGNGGGAEGWGGGVFIGNAATGLTSTNATFTNNVASGGNDGGGGSGGAATAGGTGGAGGNGSTSGSGWGGGVSYETNVTHAATHALSFTGGSFVGNSATGGAGGSGGNGGNSAAGTGGKGGNGNNGYSAWGGGISMYERSNNGPSTLSLDNTPVTGNVARGGLGGTGGTGGSGATGGGTGGSGDRGGSAWGGGIQMSDTSSYSLTNSPVTGNNLFGGTGSAGGGGGNATISGNGGGGGNSGGGGEIWGGGISFDSNNTSGSLASTLTNSPVAGNISVAGNAANGGAGGTATPIGTGGTGGTGGDAESLWGGGIYQYANAAGGSLTLLNSPVGSNTMTGGTAGDGGKGGNGGTGGAGGTGGSGYSSWGGGIELSAGNLTLINSPVSNNTSVGSKAGNGGTGGTGSANGGNGGTGGKANSSWGGGIAVDRSGITVTLNNSDVNFNTLVAATGGAGGAGGGGTINGGNGGSAAGNSSTAYGGGIALEASDTVLITNSAVVGNSIIGGAGGAGGTGGTGGTGPGGSGGAGADGSPVFGGGLYLTASSTVTLTDVTTGNSMATGGSAGNGGNAGTGTGAANGGNGGTAGNASGGGVYDAGSTATVTNDTITGNSAVAGLAGLGGTATGGGTGGTGGTTGTATGGGYFAKSGTITVGNSILALNQASTDPDVSGAFTSAGHNLISAIGAATGFTAAGDQTAVTAAQLNLSSIQNNGGTTLTSALLPGSIAIDTGDNALVGLQTTDQRGTGFARVVNGTVDIGAFEAQTPINTTTTVATSGSPSNFGDSVTFTATVTPASTGTASFQGNVTFFDGSTQLGNPVTITGNTATMITTALTAGSHLITASYDGFSQGAAEVYAPSTSVAITQQVNVPTTTTLMAAPNPSTFGQSVTFTAAVAAADGETPGGTVTFVVDGTDAATVALAGGTAAFTTTTLTAGSHTVTADYAGSGNFITSASPAATPQVNVPTTTTLTAAPNPSTFGQSVTFTAAVAAADGETPGGTVTFVVDGTDAATVTLAGGTAAFTTTTLTAGSHIVTADYAGSGNFITSASPAATPQVNVPTTTTLTAAPNPSTFGQSVTFTAAVAAADGETPGGTVTFVVDGTDAATVALAGGTAAFTTTTLTAGSHTVTADYVGSGNFITSASPAATPQVNVPTTTTLTAAPNPSTFGQSVTFTAAVAAADGETPGGTVTFVVDGTDAATVALVGGTAAFSTSSLTTGNNTVVAQYIGSGNDLASVSSASAQQVSSSTPTTTTTTTVSSSANPSTSGQSVTFNATVTGGTPGTTVTFTLDGAASPFGSAQLDASGNATVSTTTLTGGTHTITVNYPGDATTTSSSASITQTVNQTPTVTSGAIPGSATVGTPFTFTITSIGYPSPTFSIQSGQLPAGLNLDSMTGTITGTPTQSGTYSGDIQVANSTGTTEVPFSIAVVSRPVGQNTISQFAISGEPTPTLVNADGTSAGTATDPFGPNITSQAVMADVTGDGIPDVIYGSGPGIPAQVIVVDGATKQVVFTFSPFESTYTGGVFVAAGDVNGDGHADIAVSANVTGGARVVVYDGKTGAKLADFFGIADPGFRGGARVALGDINGDGLDDLVVAAGTGGGPRIAIFNGATLRTGDTPVRLTADFFAFESSLRDGAYVSVGDVNGDGIGDIILGGGPTGGPRVLVLDGESLLTSNSQTLTPLANFFAGDTTARGGVTVAAKDLDGDAKADVVVDFTTPAETKVVSYLGSTLTATGTPPVAHDFSDVTEPLGAYVG; from the coding sequence ATGCAGCACCTTCTTCGAATGTTTTGGTCGCGCCCCCGGGCCAGTCGGAAGATTGTTACGACCAACGGCGCAGAAGGGACGATCATCCGCTGGCGGAAGCCACTATTAGAATTGCTCGACGACCGCATCCTCCTCAACGCATACCTCGTTAACGCACCCGGTGATGCCGGGATTGGAACGGGACTTAACGGCGATATCCGGTACGCCATCGCCCAGGCGAACGCCAACTCCGGCAGCACGATCACATTCGATCCGGCCGACGCCGGCTCGATCATCACGCTGTCTCACGGTCAATTGGCGATCACGGCGGATGTGACGATTAGCGGCCCCGGTGCGGCCGCAGAAACGATCACCGGGTCGAGCGGAGTCACTTCTAGCCGCGTCCTCAGCATTTCGTCCGGGACGGTCTCCATCTCGGGCTTGACCATCTCCGGCGGCAACGCTTCGTCGACGCCCTCGGCCACGCCGGGCACCGCCGGCGGTGACATTTCGAACCAAAGCACACTGACTCTGACCGGGGACGTGGTTACCGGCGGGACAGCCGTTGGCAGCCCCGGTATCAGCGGCGGCGGCACGGGCGGATCGGCCTATGGCGGCGGTATTTACAACTCGGTCGGCGGCACGCTGACCATCGACAGCACCACCCTCAGTGGCAACACGGCCACTGGTGGAGCCGGCGGCAACGGGACAGTCGGCGGAACCGGCGGCAATGGGGGTTCGGCTCAGGGCGGCGGTGTGTTCAACGTCGCGGGCGCAACCCTGACAAGCCAGAATAACAGTACGTTTAGTGGGAATGTCGCTTCCGGCGGGGCCGGTGGTTTCGGCGGGGACGGAAGCGCTACCTCGCTCGGCGGCGGCAACGGCGGCAACGGTAGCGCCGCCACCGGCGGTGCCGTCACGAGTCTCGGTTCACTTGTCATCACAGCTACCACATTCACTAGCAACCATGCCTCCGGCGGTCTCGGCGGGGCTGGCGGCAACGGCATGACTGGAGCAACAGGCGCGGGCGGTGGAACGGGCGGTACCGGTGGGAGCGGCGGTGCGGCCAGTGGTGGCGGAGTCACCAACACCACCGGCACTTTGACGATTGCGGGCACCACATTCTCCGGCAACGGCGCGGCCGCCGGCGACGGTGGGGACGGCGGCAACGGTGGGGACGGCGGCGCGGCGACTATCGGGAACGGCGGGAACGGCGGGAACGGCGGGAACGGCGGGTCGCCCGGGACGTCGACCGGCGGGGCATTGTTCAACAGCAGTACGGCCGGCGATGTCACGATCACCGGCGGCTCGTTCGTCAACAACTTGGCGCAATCCGGCACCGGCGGTGATGGCGGGGCCGGGGGGAGCGGCGGAACGACTACCGACGTGGCGGGCATTCAGGGGACCGGCGGCTCCGGTGCGACGGCCGGCCAGGCCCGCGGCTCCCATTCGGCCTTTGGCGGCGGCGTGGCCGTTTCCGCCGGCCTGCTGACCCTCAACGGCACAACCTTCACGGGCAACACAGTCGTCGGCGGATCGGGCGGCGCCGGCGGATCGGGCGGCACCGGCGGATCGGGTGGCACCGGCGGCGGCAACGGCAATGGCGGAGGAGCTGAGGGCTGGGGTGGGGGCGTCTTCATCGGGAACGCCGCGACCGGCCTAACCTCCACGAACGCCACCTTCACTAACAACGTAGCCTCTGGCGGTAACGACGGGGGCGGCGGCAGTGGCGGTGCTGCCACGGCCGGCGGTACGGGCGGGGCTGGCGGAAACGGATCCACTTCCGGTTCCGGTTGGGGTGGGGGCGTTTCCTACGAAACCAACGTCACGCACGCGGCCACGCACGCTCTGAGCTTTACCGGCGGCTCGTTCGTCGGTAACTCCGCGACCGGCGGTGCCGGCGGCAGTGGTGGGAACGGTGGCAACTCCGCCGCCGGGACAGGCGGCAAGGGCGGAAATGGCAACAACGGTTACTCCGCCTGGGGTGGCGGCATCTCGATGTATGAACGGAGCAACAACGGGCCATCAACCCTTTCGCTCGACAATACCCCCGTGACAGGCAACGTCGCCCGCGGCGGTCTCGGTGGCACCGGTGGCACCGGCGGGTCCGGAGCGACCGGCGGCGGCACCGGCGGTAGCGGTGACCGTGGCGGTTCGGCCTGGGGCGGCGGCATCCAGATGTCCGACACCAGCAGTTACTCCCTAACGAACAGCCCCGTCACCGGCAATAACCTTTTCGGCGGCACCGGTTCGGCCGGCGGCGGCGGTGGTAACGCGACCATTAGTGGCAACGGAGGGGGCGGGGGCAATAGCGGGGGCGGGGGCGAGATTTGGGGTGGCGGCATCTCCTTCGACTCCAATAACACCTCCGGCTCGCTCGCCAGTACGCTTACCAATAGCCCCGTTGCCGGCAACATTAGCGTTGCCGGCAACGCAGCCAACGGCGGAGCCGGAGGGACCGCGACCCCGATCGGCACCGGCGGCACCGGCGGCACCGGCGGCGACGCCGAGTCGCTGTGGGGCGGCGGCATCTATCAGTACGCAAACGCTGCCGGTGGCAGCTTGACGCTGTTGAATAGCCCCGTCGGCTCGAACACGATGACCGGGGGCACGGCCGGCGACGGTGGAAAGGGCGGAAATGGCGGGACCGGGGGGGCCGGTGGGACTGGGGGTAGTGGCTACTCCTCATGGGGCGGCGGGATTGAACTGAGTGCGGGTAATCTTACCTTGATCAACAGTCCCGTCAGCAACAACACCTCGGTCGGATCCAAGGCCGGTAACGGCGGCACCGGCGGCACCGGCTCCGCCAACGGCGGGAACGGCGGCACCGGTGGCAAAGCCAACTCGTCTTGGGGCGGTGGTATCGCCGTCGACCGCTCCGGCATCACCGTGACACTGAACAACAGCGATGTCAACTTCAACACGCTCGTGGCCGCAACCGGCGGGGCGGGTGGAGCCGGTGGCGGCGGCACCATTAACGGCGGTAACGGAGGCAGTGCCGCAGGCAACTCTAGCACCGCCTACGGAGGCGGCATCGCCTTGGAGGCATCCGACACTGTCCTCATCACCAACAGCGCCGTCGTAGGCAACTCGATCATCGGGGGCGCCGGCGGGGCAGGCGGGACTGGCGGCACGGGCGGCACCGGTCCTGGAGGCTCTGGCGGCGCCGGAGCCGACGGCAGCCCCGTCTTCGGCGGCGGTCTCTACCTCACTGCAAGTTCAACCGTTACCTTGACTGACGTCACCACTGGCAACTCGATGGCCACCGGCGGCAGCGCGGGTAACGGCGGCAACGCCGGCACTGGTACAGGCGCCGCCAATGGAGGGAACGGCGGAACTGCAGGCAACGCTTCCGGCGGCGGAGTTTATGACGCCGGTTCGACGGCCACCGTGACCAACGACACCATTACGGGCAATAGCGCGGTTGCCGGTCTGGCCGGCCTCGGGGGGACTGCCACCGGCGGGGGCACGGGCGGCACGGGCGGCACGACCGGCACGGCGACCGGCGGCGGCTACTTTGCGAAAAGCGGTACCATAACCGTCGGGAATAGTATCCTTGCGCTGAATCAGGCGTCGACCGATCCCGACGTCAGCGGTGCGTTCACGAGTGCAGGGCACAACCTCATTTCCGCGATCGGTGCCGCGACCGGCTTTACGGCGGCTGGCGACCAGACGGCCGTCACGGCCGCCCAACTCAACCTCAGTTCGATCCAGAATAACGGCGGCACCACCCTTACCAGTGCCCTACTTCCCGGCTCCATCGCGATCGATACGGGTGACAACGCGTTAGTCGGTCTGCAGACCACCGACCAACGCGGTACCGGATTCGCCCGTGTCGTAAACGGTACGGTCGACATTGGAGCGTTTGAAGCCCAGACTCCTATCAACACGACGACAACTGTCGCGACATCAGGGTCGCCGTCGAATTTTGGCGATTCCGTGACATTCACGGCGACGGTCACTCCCGCCAGTACGGGCACAGCGTCCTTCCAGGGCAATGTAACCTTTTTCGACGGCAGCACTCAACTCGGCAATCCCGTTACGATTACCGGAAATACCGCCACGATGATCACGACTGCGCTCACTGCCGGTTCGCACTTGATCACAGCTAGTTATGACGGCTTCAGTCAGGGGGCCGCCGAAGTTTACGCGCCGAGTACCAGTGTTGCCATCACCCAACAGGTCAACGTCCCCACCACCACGACGCTAATGGCGGCCCCGAACCCGTCCACGTTCGGCCAGTCGGTCACCTTCACCGCGGCCGTGGCCGCGGCCGACGGCGAGACCCCGGGCGGGACCGTCACGTTCGTCGTCGACGGCACCGACGCGGCCACCGTCGCCCTAGCCGGCGGGACGGCCGCGTTCACCACAACCACCTTGACGGCCGGCAGCCATACCGTGACGGCCGACTACGCCGGCAGCGGCAACTTCATTACCAGCGCCAGCCCGGCGGCCACCCCACAGGTCAACGTCCCCACCACCACGACGCTAACGGCGGCCCCGAACCCATCCACGTTCGGCCAGTCGGTCACCTTCACCGCGGCCGTGGCCGCGGCCGACGGCGAGACCCCGGGCGGGACCGTCACGTTCGTCGTCGACGGCACCGACGCGGCCACCGTCACCCTGGCCGGCGGGACGGCCGCGTTCACCACAACCACCTTGACGGCCGGCAGCCATATCGTGACGGCCGACTACGCCGGCAGCGGCAACTTCATTACCAGCGCCAGCCCGGCGGCCACCCCACAGGTCAACGTCCCCACCACCACGACGCTAACGGCGGCCCCGAACCCGTCCACGTTCGGCCAGTCGGTCACCTTCACCGCGGCCGTGGCCGCGGCCGACGGCGAGACCCCGGGCGGGACCGTCACGTTCGTCGTCGACGGCACCGACGCGGCCACCGTCGCCCTGGCCGGCGGGACGGCCGCGTTCACCACAACCACCTTGACGGCCGGCAGCCATACCGTGACGGCCGACTACGTCGGCAGCGGCAACTTCATTACCAGCGCCAGCCCGGCGGCCACCCCACAGGTCAACGTCCCCACCACCACGACGCTAACGGCGGCCCCGAACCCGTCCACGTTCGGCCAGTCGGTCACCTTCACCGCGGCCGTGGCCGCGGCCGACGGCGAGACCCCGGGCGGGACCGTCACGTTCGTCGTCGACGGCACCGACGCGGCCACCGTCGCCCTGGTCGGCGGGACGGCCGCGTTTAGTACCAGTTCGCTGACGACGGGCAATAACACTGTAGTGGCTCAATACATCGGCAGCGGCAACGATCTCGCGAGCGTTAGTTCAGCTTCGGCCCAACAAGTCTCTTCTTCGACACCGACGACAACAACAACAACAACTGTGTCTTCGTCCGCTAATCCGTCGACATCCGGCCAATCTGTCACCTTCAACGCGACCGTAACTGGGGGAACCCCGGGAACAACGGTAACATTCACTCTAGATGGTGCGGCCAGTCCGTTCGGGTCGGCTCAATTGGACGCGTCCGGAAACGCAACTGTGTCGACGACAACCCTCACGGGTGGCACTCACACGATCACGGTTAACTACCCGGGCGACGCGACCACGACGTCCAGCTCTGCCAGTATCACGCAAACGGTCAACCAGACGCCGACGGTAACCTCCGGGGCTATCCCGGGGTCGGCGACCGTGGGCACTCCGTTTACGTTCACCATCACCTCCATTGGCTACCCCAGCCCGACGTTCTCGATTCAGTCTGGACAGTTGCCGGCGGGGTTAAACCTGGACTCGATGACCGGGACGATTACGGGCACGCCGACCCAGTCCGGTACCTACTCCGGGGACATCCAGGTGGCCAACTCCACCGGGACAACGGAGGTGCCGTTCTCGATCGCAGTCGTTTCTCGCCCGGTCGGGCAGAACACCATTTCTCAGTTCGCAATTTCCGGCGAACCGACGCCGACTCTGGTTAACGCCGACGGTACCTCGGCGGGTACGGCCACGGACCCGTTCGGTCCAAACATCACTTCCCAGGCGGTAATGGCAGACGTGACCGGCGATGGGATTCCGGACGTGATCTACGGCTCTGGTCCAGGTATTCCTGCTCAAGTAATTGTGGTCGATGGAGCGACCAAGCAAGTCGTTTTCACCTTCTCCCCGTTTGAATCGACATACACCGGCGGCGTGTTCGTGGCAGCTGGTGATGTGAACGGGGACGGGCACGCCGACATTGCCGTGAGTGCCAACGTGACAGGCGGAGCACGGGTGGTCGTTTATGATGGGAAAACGGGTGCAAAACTAGCCGACTTCTTCGGGATTGCGGACCCTGGGTTCCGAGGTGGAGCCAGGGTTGCGCTGGGCGATATCAACGGGGACGGCTTGGACGATCTGGTTGTAGCGGCCGGAACCGGTGGCGGGCCCCGAATCGCGATATTCAACGGCGCCACCCTCCGGACCGGGGATACCCCCGTCCGTTTGACCGCGGACTTCTTCGCATTCGAGTCGTCGCTTCGTGACGGCGCCTACGTTTCCGTCGGGGATGTAAACGGCGATGGGATCGGTGACATTATCCTTGGCGGCGGTCCGACCGGCGGCCCGAGGGTTCTGGTCCTGGACGGTGAGAGTTTGTTGACCAGTAACAGCCAGACGCTGACCCCGTTGGCCAACTTCTTCGCTGGGGATACGACGGCGCGTGGAGGCGTGACGGTGGCCGCCAAGGATCTGGACGGGGACGCCAAGGCCGATGTGGTCGTCGATTTCACGACTCCCGCTGAAACCAAGGTGGTCTCGTACCTCGGTTCCACCCTGACGGCGACCGGGACGCCGCCCGTGGCCCACGATTTCAGCGACGTGACCGAACCGCTCGGCGCGTACGTCGGGTAG